The following are from one region of the Phormidium sp. PBR-2020 genome:
- a CDS encoding tetratricopeptide repeat protein, whose translation MQVSRHLLTLGLLTTLGLGLPGVSPVFAEESQRVVQSSVNRDFAPIEIRGRLDETSRITDDGKYFNVYPFEGTEGQQLVIDLISDDFDAHLLLLTASDEVAVIAQDRYGGENANAQIVIVLPTAGSYSIAATSAQGQETGEYRLVVQTAASSDLERAELLKDAHRLNQQVLQLLDEARYEEAMPLARQALAIRETALGEFHPLVAQSLNNLAGLYRNQGNYNAAEPFYLRSLEILETALGEFHPLVATSLNNLALLYSNQGNYNAAEPLYRRSLEILETALGEFHPDVATSLNNLAELYRNQGNYNAAEPLFRRALEIQETTLEGAHPDIAYSLDGLASLYRNQGNYSAAEPLFRRALEIREATLGEMNPDVAASLNNLAGLYLAQGNYSAAGPLYHRSLEIFETTLGESHPHFATSLNNLGNFYQHQGNYSAAEPFYRRALEIRETTLGEMHPNVAQSLNNLAQLYRDQGNYGVAEPLYHRSLEIWETTLGEMHPKVAMSLNNFAGLYRAQGNYDAAEPLYRRALEIFETALGEFHPYVASSLKNLAVLYFDQGNYSAAEPLLYRSLEVYEAILGETHPDVATNLHNLAAVQVSRGNYTAAEPLYRRALEIRETTLGETHPDVATTLNNLASLYLDQRNFSAAEPLLHRSLEIRETALGESHPHVAISLNNLVNFYQAQGDVSQSLSFRQRSLDVEETNLAQNLAIGSEARKQAYIATLTGTTHRTLSLHLQDAPNHPQAARLALTTVLRRKGRILDAVTETQQLLRDNLSPELAPLLDEYTNAQTQLATRLYAGLGNQNPDLYRSEIDTLRQQVEELEDDLSRRSAEFRVATEPVEIEAVQALIPTDAALVELVQYSPYSPFNFVFSNWGTPRYAAYILHSSGEPQWVDLGDAETIDNAAFAFLNATRVPNSQQWTQTTGRQLDELLMAPIRPLLGDATHLLLSPDGQLNLIPFAALVDEENRYLVESYQLTHLTTGRDLLRLQYPRPSRQPPVLFANPDYDDADTSAVTQVARATRGESQRSMEIEDLQFGELPGTQREVDAIAPLLDNPIILTEAEATENALKQVQAPSILHLATHGFFLQDVEFVPPQPTTDFTRGEIELVTDWSLHNAPPSDRPRSSENPLLRSGLAFAGFNTRDSDGEDGVLTALEAVGLDLRGTRLVVMSACETGVGDVANGEGVYGLRRALVMAGAESQLMSLWKVADEQTADLMRDYYQRLLAGEGRSEALREVQLDWLSRGKHPYYWASFLFSGQWTPMDDFTEK comes from the coding sequence ATGCAAGTATCGCGACATCTGCTGACTTTGGGGCTATTGACTACATTGGGGCTAGGATTACCAGGAGTCTCCCCAGTGTTCGCCGAGGAATCTCAGCGAGTGGTCCAGTCGTCAGTCAATCGGGACTTTGCACCGATTGAAATTAGGGGGCGATTGGATGAAACCAGCCGTATTACTGACGATGGTAAATACTTTAATGTCTATCCCTTTGAAGGAACAGAGGGGCAACAGCTCGTCATTGATTTAATCAGTGATGACTTTGATGCCCACTTATTATTGCTGACAGCGAGTGACGAAGTGGCTGTGATTGCCCAGGATAGGTATGGAGGCGAGAACGCCAATGCTCAGATTGTTATAGTTTTACCAACAGCCGGTTCTTACAGCATTGCAGCGACTTCAGCACAAGGGCAGGAAACAGGAGAGTACCGACTGGTAGTACAAACGGCGGCCTCATCTGACCTAGAACGGGCAGAGTTATTAAAAGACGCACATCGTTTGAACCAACAAGTGTTGCAATTGTTAGACGAAGCTCGATACGAGGAAGCTATGCCTTTGGCACGACAGGCACTAGCAATCCGAGAAACTGCCCTGGGAGAGTTTCACCCCCTTGTCGCTCAAAGCCTCAATAATTTGGCAGGACTCTACCGTAACCAGGGAAACTATAATGCCGCTGAACCTTTCTACCTCCGTTCCCTTGAGATTTTGGAAACCGCCCTGGGAGAGTTTCACCCCCTTGTCGCCACCAGCCTCAATAATTTGGCTCTACTCTACAGCAACCAGGGAAACTATAATGCCGCCGAACCCCTCTATCGCCGTTCCCTTGAGATTTTGGAAACCGCCCTGGGAGAGTTTCACCCCGATGTTGCCACCAGCCTCAATAATTTGGCAGAACTCTACCGTAACCAGGGAAACTATAATGCCGCTGAACCTCTCTTTCGTCGTGCCTTAGAAATCCAAGAAACTACCCTAGAAGGGGCTCACCCGGATATCGCCTACAGCCTCGATGGTTTGGCAAGTCTCTACCGAAATCAGGGAAATTATAGTGCTGCTGAACCCCTTTTCCGTCGCGCCTTAGAAATCCGAGAAGCCACCCTGGGAGAGATGAACCCCGATGTCGCTGCCAGCCTCAATAATTTGGCTGGACTCTACCTTGCTCAAGGAAACTATAGTGCGGCTGGACCTCTCTACCATCGTTCCCTTGAAATTTTTGAAACCACCTTGGGAGAGTCTCATCCCCATTTTGCCACTAGCCTCAATAATTTAGGAAATTTTTACCAACACCAGGGAAATTATAGTGCTGCCGAACCGTTCTATCGTCGTGCCCTAGAAATTCGAGAAACCACACTGGGAGAGATGCACCCCAATGTTGCCCAAAGCCTCAATAATTTGGCACAGCTTTACCGTGACCAAGGAAACTATGGTGTCGCTGAACCGCTATACCATCGTTCCCTAGAAATCTGGGAAACCACCTTGGGAGAGATGCACCCCAAGGTCGCCATGAGCCTCAATAATTTCGCAGGACTTTACCGTGCACAGGGAAATTATGATGCTGCCGAGCCTCTTTATCGTCGTGCCCTTGAGATTTTTGAAACCGCATTGGGAGAGTTTCACCCTTATGTCGCCAGTAGTCTCAAGAATTTGGCAGTACTCTACTTTGACCAGGGAAATTACAGTGCTGCCGAACCCCTCTTATATCGTTCTCTTGAAGTTTATGAAGCTATTCTGGGAGAGACTCACCCCGACGTTGCCACCAATCTTCATAATTTGGCAGCAGTCCAAGTCTCTCGGGGAAACTATACTGCGGCAGAACCTCTCTACCGTCGTGCCCTAGAAATCCGAGAAACTACCCTGGGAGAGACTCACCCTGACGTCGCCACTACCCTCAATAATTTGGCTTCACTTTACCTTGACCAGCGAAACTTTAGTGCTGCTGAACCTCTCTTGCATCGTTCCCTTGAGATACGAGAAACTGCCCTAGGAGAGTCTCATCCCCATGTCGCCATCAGCCTTAATAATCTGGTGAATTTCTACCAAGCCCAAGGAGATGTATCTCAAAGCCTCAGTTTTCGTCAACGCAGCTTGGATGTCGAAGAAACGAACTTAGCCCAAAATCTCGCCATCGGCTCAGAAGCCCGTAAACAAGCCTATATCGCCACCCTCACCGGCACAACTCACCGAACTCTCTCCCTCCATCTTCAAGATGCCCCAAACCATCCTCAAGCAGCACGTCTCGCCCTAACCACTGTCCTGCGTCGCAAAGGACGCATTCTTGATGCCGTGACCGAGACACAACAACTCTTACGAGATAACCTCAGCCCTGAACTCGCTCCCCTTCTGGACGAGTACACCAACGCCCAAACTCAACTGGCGACTCGCCTCTATGCCGGTTTGGGGAACCAAAATCCTGACCTCTATCGCTCTGAGATAGACACCCTGCGTCAACAGGTGGAAGAGTTGGAAGATGACTTATCCCGTCGTAGTGCCGAGTTCCGAGTGGCAACAGAACCGGTGGAAATTGAGGCAGTTCAGGCTCTGATTCCTACTGATGCGGCTTTGGTAGAACTGGTGCAGTATTCTCCCTATTCTCCCTTCAACTTTGTCTTCTCAAACTGGGGAACACCTCGCTACGCCGCCTATATCCTCCATTCTTCCGGTGAACCTCAATGGGTGGACTTAGGAGATGCCGAGACGATTGATAATGCTGCCTTTGCCTTCCTCAATGCCACTCGAGTTCCCAACTCCCAGCAATGGACACAAACCACAGGACGACAACTCGATGAGTTGCTGATGGCTCCCATTCGTCCTCTACTGGGAGATGCGACTCATCTACTCCTCTCCCCAGATGGTCAACTTAACTTGATTCCTTTTGCCGCATTGGTGGATGAGGAGAATCGTTATTTGGTGGAATCCTATCAGTTGACCCATTTGACCACTGGACGGGACTTGTTACGACTGCAATATCCCCGCCCCAGTCGTCAACCGCCGGTGTTGTTTGCTAATCCTGATTATGATGATGCTGATACCTCTGCCGTGACGCAGGTGGCCCGTGCCACTCGGGGGGAGTCTCAACGGTCAATGGAGATAGAGGATTTACAGTTTGGAGAGTTGCCGGGGACTCAGCGGGAGGTGGATGCTATTGCTCCCCTTTTGGACAATCCCATCATTCTTACGGAGGCGGAGGCGACGGAAAATGCTCTCAAACAGGTTCAGGCTCCCAGTATTCTTCATCTGGCGACTCATGGTTTCTTTCTCCAGGATGTGGAGTTTGTACCACCTCAGCCGACAACGGATTTCACTCGGGGGGAGATCGAACTGGTGACGGATTGGAGTCTCCATAATGCACCGCCCAGTGACCGTCCCCGCAGTAGTGAGAATCCCCTGCTGCGCTCTGGGTTGGCGTTTGCGGGGTTTAATACCCGAGATAGTGATGGGGAGGATGGGGTGTTGACGGCCCTGGAAGCGGTGGGGTTGGATTTGCGGGGAACTCGTTTGGTGGTGATGAGTGCTTGTGAGACGGGGGTGGGAGATGTGGCCAATGGTGAGGGGGTTTATGGCTTGCGGCGAGCCTTGGTGATGGCGGGGGCTGAGAGTCAGTTGATGAGTTTGTGGAAGGTGGCCGATGAGCAGACGGCGGATTTGATGCGGGATTATTATCAACGCTTGTTGGCGGGAGAGGGACGGAGTGAGGCGTTGCGGGAGGTGCAGTTGGACTGGCTCAGCCGGGGGAAGCATCCCTATTACTGGGCGTCGTTCCTGTTTTCGGGGCAATGGACTCCCATGGATGATTTTACGGAAAAGTGA
- a CDS encoding tetratricopeptide repeat protein, translating into MQVSRHLLTLGLLTTLGLGLPRVSPVFAEEPHRLAQSSVNRDFEPIDIRGRLDETSLVLDDGRYFNIYPFEGIEGQQLIIDLISDDFDAHLLLVISGDEVELITEDSYGGENGNAQIVVVLPKTGVYEITATSAQGEEIGDYRLTAQMATSSDLERAELLEEANRLNEEATELYEEGRYQEAIPIAQQALQIRETTLGESHPNVAQSLNSLAKLYQAQAYYGAAEPLYLQALEIRETALGESHPDVAYSLMGLANLYQAQAYYGAAEPLYLRALEIRETALGESHPDVAYSLMGLANLYQAQAYYGAAEPLYLQALEIRETALGESHPDVAYSLNSLANLYSDQGNYDAAETLYLRALEILETRLGESHPAVAASLIGLANLYLQQGNLSAVEPLLHRSLEILETGLEESHPDVAYSLNSLANLYSDQGNYDAAETLYLRALEILETRLGESHPAVAASLMGLANLYLQQRNFSAVEPLLHRSLEILETGLEESHPAVAYSFMFLGGLYFIQGNLSAAEPLFHRSLGILEASLGESHPHVAYNLIFLANIYIFQNELSAAESIVSRIFEIVETSLEKFHYNLITELIEPLHSIAYFYLFRGNSSAAEALHSRTLEIIETTLGESHPDVVTSLNNLATFYHKQGNDSAAEALYRRALGINETAWGESHPNVVPSLNNLAAFYQEQRNYGAAKALYRRALEINETAWGESHPNVIPSLNNLADFYQSIGNIREGEPLHLHFLIIQKDTRQNFSAVEALYRRALEISETAWGESHPNVVPSLNNLIAFYQNLGDIREAEPLHLRVLTIRENTLGGSHPDVASTINDLAVIYLRLGNYRVAEALYRRAFDILETAMGESNPEIVPSLRNLAAFYQEQGNYSAAEILLNRVLKIQETTLGEFHIFVALDLIDLAKVHFEQGNYSEAQSVWRRILDMVETYLEESNTIRVQGLMVLAGIHFEQGNFNDAEPLLHRALEIQETTLGESHPDVVLSLNSLAALYQKQGNYSTAESLLHRALEIGETPQRLQRLAELYQEQGNYTAAEPLLRRALEIDKGPYRLELLAELYHRQGNYSAAEPLYRQAFKIYETTWFEIYETTWGDSAEFGSRFLRPILIKLLGFYQDQGNISESLSVLQRILDIEETRQNDFIRRRSESSLTEDPTRVLESRREDPGDILPLSQASTHQTLSLHLQQAPDDSEVARLALTTIFRRKGRILDAVTETQQLIREQLSPEMVEDYTNAQTRLANRLYAGLGDQDPNLYRAQIYALRQQVEQLEKNLYFQVHYRLGTPEPVEIEAVQALIPPDAALVELVQYRPWSQGWGKPRYAAYVLHASGDPQWVDLGDAETIDNSAFAFLNATRVSNSQQWTQTTGRQLDELLMAPIRPLLGDATHLLLSPDGQLNLIPFAALVDEENRYLVESYQLTHLTTGRDLLRLQYPRPSRQPPVLFANPDYDDADTSAVAQVARATRGESQRSMEIEELQFGELPGTQREVEAIAPLLDNPIILTGAEATENALKQVQAPSILHLATHGFFLQDVEFVPPQPTADFTRGNIDVVTAGPLGGWFRPPSDRPRSSENPLLRSGLAFAGFNTRDSEGEDGVLTALEAVGLDLRGTRLVVMSACETGVGDVANGEGVYGLRRALVMAGAESQLMSLWKVADEQTADLMRDYYQRLLAGEGRSEALREVQLDWLERGAHPYYWASFLFSGQWTPMD; encoded by the coding sequence ATGCAAGTATCGCGACATCTGCTGACTTTGGGGCTATTGACCACATTGGGGCTAGGATTGCCAAGAGTCTCCCCAGTTTTCGCAGAGGAACCTCATCGACTGGCTCAGTCATCAGTCAATCGGGACTTTGAACCCATTGATATCCGGGGGCGATTGGATGAAACTAGCCTTGTTTTGGATGATGGCAGATACTTTAACATCTATCCTTTTGAAGGAATTGAGGGGCAACAGCTTATCATTGATTTAATCAGTGATGACTTCGATGCTCACCTATTGTTGGTCATCTCAGGTGACGAAGTTGAGTTGATTACTGAAGATAGCTATGGGGGTGAGAATGGCAATGCTCAGATTGTGGTCGTTTTGCCAAAGACGGGAGTTTATGAGATTACTGCTACTTCTGCACAAGGGGAAGAAATTGGAGATTATAGACTGACGGCACAAATGGCAACATCTTCTGACCTTGAGCGAGCGGAGTTATTAGAAGAAGCCAATCGTCTCAACGAGGAAGCAACAGAACTATACGAAGAAGGTCGTTACCAGGAAGCTATTCCTATAGCACAACAGGCGCTACAAATCCGAGAAACTACTTTGGGAGAGTCTCATCCTAATGTCGCCCAAAGCCTTAATAGTCTGGCAAAACTCTACCAAGCCCAAGCATACTATGGTGCCGCCGAACCTCTCTACCTCCAGGCCCTAGAAATTCGAGAAACTGCCTTGGGAGAGTCTCATCCCGATGTCGCTTATAGCCTCATGGGTTTGGCAAATCTCTACCAAGCCCAGGCATACTATGGTGCCGCCGAACCTCTCTACCTCCGGGCCCTAGAAATCCGAGAAACTGCCCTGGGAGAGTCTCATCCCGATGTCGCTTATAGCCTCATGGGTTTGGCAAATCTCTACCAAGCCCAGGCATACTATGGTGCCGCCGAACCTCTTTACCTCCAGGCCCTAGAAATCCGAGAAACTGCCTTGGGAGAGTCTCATCCCGATGTCGCTTATAGCCTCAATAGTCTGGCAAATCTCTACAGTGACCAGGGAAACTATGATGCCGCCGAAACTCTCTACCTCCGGGCCCTAGAAATTCTAGAAACCCGTCTAGGAGAGTCTCATCCTGCTGTCGCCGCCAGCCTCATTGGTTTGGCAAATCTCTATCTACAACAGGGAAACCTTAGTGCTGTTGAACCTCTCTTGCATCGTTCCCTAGAAATTCTAGAAACTGGCTTGGAAGAGTCTCATCCCGATGTCGCTTATAGCCTCAATAGTCTGGCAAATCTCTACAGTGACCAGGGAAACTATGATGCCGCCGAAACTCTCTACCTCCGGGCCCTAGAAATTCTAGAAACCCGTCTAGGAGAGTCTCATCCTGCTGTTGCCGCCAGCCTCATGGGTTTGGCAAATCTCTACCTACAACAGAGAAACTTTAGTGCTGTTGAACCTCTCTTGCATCGTTCCCTAGAAATTCTAGAAACTGGCTTGGAAGAGTCTCATCCCGCTGTCGCTTATAGCTTCATGTTTTTGGGAGGACTCTACTTTATACAGGGAAACCTTAGCGCTGCTGAACCTCTCTTTCATCGTTCCCTAGGAATTCTAGAAGCAAGCTTAGGAGAGTCCCATCCCCATGTCGCTTATAATCTCATATTTTTAGCAAATATCTACATTTTTCAAAATGAACTTAGTGCTGCCGAATCTATAGTTTCTCGTATTTTTGAGATAGTAGAAACCAGTCTAGAAAAATTTCATTATAATTTAATTACAGAACTGATTGAACCCCTTCATTCTATAGCATACTTCTACCTTTTTCGTGGAAATAGTAGTGCTGCAGAAGCTCTCCACAGTCGTACCCTTGAGATAATAGAAACCACCCTAGGAGAGTCTCATCCCGATGTAGTTACAAGCCTTAATAATTTGGCGACATTCTACCATAAGCAAGGAAACGATAGTGCTGCAGAAGCTCTTTACCGTCGTGCCCTTGGAATTAATGAAACTGCCTGGGGAGAATCTCATCCTAATGTAGTTCCAAGTCTCAATAACTTGGCAGCCTTTTACCAAGAGCAGCGAAACTATGGTGCTGCCAAAGCTCTTTACCGTCGTGCCCTTGAAATCAATGAAACTGCCTGGGGGGAATCTCATCCTAATGTAATTCCAAGCCTCAATAATTTGGCAGATTTTTACCAAAGCATAGGAAATATTAGAGAAGGAGAACCCCTACATTTACATTTTCTCATAATACAAAAAGACACCCGGCAAAACTTTAGTGCTGTCGAAGCTCTTTATCGTCGTGCCCTTGAAATCAGTGAAACTGCCTGGGGAGAATCTCATCCTAATGTAGTTCCAAGTCTCAATAATTTGATCGCTTTTTACCAAAATTTAGGAGATATTAGAGAAGCAGAACCTCTACATTTGCGTGTTCTTACAATACGAGAAAACACCTTAGGGGGATCACATCCTGACGTAGCTAGTACCATCAATGATTTGGCAGTAATTTACCTTAGACTAGGCAACTACAGGGTCGCCGAAGCTCTCTACCGTCGTGCCTTTGATATTTTAGAAACTGCCATGGGAGAGTCAAATCCAGAGATAGTCCCAAGTCTCAGGAACTTAGCAGCATTCTACCAGGAACAGGGCAACTATAGTGCTGCCGAAATTCTCTTGAACCGTGTCCTTAAGATTCAGGAAACCACCCTGGGAGAATTTCATATTTTTGTAGCGTTGGATCTCATAGATTTGGCAAAAGTTCACTTTGAGCAGGGAAACTACAGTGAGGCTCAATCTGTTTGGCGCCGTATCCTTGATATGGTAGAGACCTACCTAGAAGAGTCTAATACTATTAGAGTTCAGGGACTCATGGTTTTGGCAGGAATTCACTTTGAGCAGGGAAACTTTAATGATGCTGAACCTCTTTTACACCGTGCCCTTGAGATTCAGGAAACTACCTTAGGAGAGTCGCATCCTGATGTTGTCCTAAGCCTCAATAGTTTAGCTGCACTCTACCAAAAACAAGGAAACTATAGCACCGCAGAATCTCTCTTGCATCGTGCCCTTGAGATAGGAGAAACCCCTCAAAGACTCCAGAGGTTGGCAGAACTCTACCAAGAACAAGGAAACTATACCGCCGCTGAACCTCTCTTACGCCGTGCCCTTGAGATTGATAAAGGTCCCTACCGACTTGAGCTTTTGGCAGAACTTTACCATCGCCAGGGCAACTATAGCGCCGCCGAACCTCTCTACCGTCAAGCCTTTAAGATTTATGAAACCACCTGGTTTGAGATTTATGAAACCACCTGGGGAGATTCTGCCGAGTTCGGCTCCAGGTTTCTGCGCCCCATTCTCATTAAATTATTGGGTTTCTACCAAGATCAGGGAAATATATCTGAAAGCCTCAGTGTTCTTCAAAGGATTTTAGATATAGAGGAAACCAGACAAAATGATTTCATCAGGCGACGCTCGGAAAGCAGCCTAACTGAGGATCCCACCAGAGTTTTAGAATCCCGGAGAGAAGATCCTGGCGACATTCTGCCTCTATCTCAAGCTTCAACTCATCAAACTCTCTCCCTCCACCTTCAGCAAGCCCCAGACGATTCTGAGGTAGCTCGTCTCGCCCTGACCACTATTTTCCGGCGCAAAGGACGCATCCTTGACGCGGTGACCGAGACGCAACAACTGATACGAGAGCAACTCAGCCCCGAAATGGTGGAAGACTACACTAACGCCCAAACTCGACTGGCGAATCGCTTGTATGCTGGTTTAGGCGATCAAGACCCTAACCTGTATCGCGCACAGATTTATGCCCTCCGTCAACAGGTGGAACAGTTAGAGAAAAACTTATATTTTCAGGTTCATTATCGGTTAGGGACACCCGAACCGGTGGAGATTGAGGCGGTTCAGGCACTAATCCCCCCTGATGCCGCATTGGTGGAATTGGTGCAATATCGTCCCTGGTCACAGGGTTGGGGAAAACCTCGTTATGCCGCCTATGTCCTTCATGCCTCCGGTGACCCCCAGTGGGTAGACTTAGGAGATGCCGAAACCATTGACAATTCCGCCTTTGCCTTCCTCAATGCCACTCGGGTTTCCAACTCCCAGCAATGGACACAAACCACAGGACGACAACTCGATGAATTGCTGATGGCTCCCATTCGTCCTCTACTGGGAGATGCTACTCATCTACTCCTCTCCCCAGATGGTCAACTTAACTTGATTCCTTTTGCCGCATTGGTGGATGAGGAGAATCGTTATCTGGTGGAATCCTATCAGTTAACTCATTTGACCACTGGACGGGACTTGTTACGACTGCAATATCCCCGTCCCAGTCGTCAACCGCCGGTGTTGTTCGCTAATCCTGATTACGATGATGCTGATACCTCTGCGGTGGCACAGGTGGCCCGTGCCACTCGGGGAGAGTCTCAACGGTCAATGGAGATAGAGGAGTTACAGTTTGGAGAGTTGCCGGGGACTCAGCGGGAGGTGGAGGCCATTGCGCCTCTTCTAGACAATCCCATCATTCTCACGGGGGCGGAGGCGACGGAAAATGCTCTCAAACAGGTTCAGGCTCCCAGTATTCTCCATCTGGCGACTCATGGTTTCTTTCTTCAGGATGTGGAGTTTGTCCCGCCTCAGCCGACAGCGGATTTCACTCGGGGGAACATTGATGTGGTCACTGCTGGGCCACTAGGGGGTTGGTTTCGTCCTCCCAGTGACCGTCCCCGCAGTAGTGAGAATCCTCTGCTGCGCTCTGGGTTGGCGTTTGCGGGGTTTAATACACGAGATAGTGAGGGGGAGGATGGGGTGTTGACGGCTCTGGAAGCGGTGGGGTTGGATTTGCGGGGGACTCGTTTGGTGGTGATGAGTGCTTGTGAGACAGGGGTGGGGGATGTGGCTAATGGTGAGGGGGTTTATGGCTTGCGGCGAGCGTTGGTGATGGCGGGGGCTGAGAGTCAGTTGATGAGTTTGTGGAAGGTGGCGGATGAGCAGACGGCGGATTTGATGCGGGATTATTATCAACGGTTGTTGGCGGGGGAGGGTCGCAGTGAGGCGTTGCGGGAGGTGCAGTTAGACTGGCTGGAACGGGGGGCGCATCCCTATTATTGGGCGTCGTTCCTGTTTTCGGGGCAATGGACGCCTATGGATTGA
- a CDS encoding caspase family protein: MASGNHRVTENTEVLEGSVMKRRYFLQGAGGALGAIALSRWDIARQGDRLGHLLAQPTPRKLALLVGINRYPLGISPLRGCVTDVEMQRELLVHRFGFNPQDILTLTDENATRENLLTAFESHLIDQAQPGDIVVFHFSGHGALVRDPDPIPLAPDPRYQNVQGYNGTMVPYDGRLDLQATEVNDIMGKTLFLLMSALKTDQVTVMLDSCHSGGGTRGDIRFRALESRFGEGYPDPSEQELMTQETWMSRLDLSPAELKRRRTQGIAKGVAVGSAQANQLAADASFGRGAGRFFAGAFTYGVTRYLWQQPGSLPLQRVFVDLSRSARDVANSSGIQQAPVFSVAPGSDHDQQPLYFLTPPTPPAEAVVLGEENGEISFWLGGVSSQSLEAFEEGAVFAAIDAQGQELAQIEQTRREGLRGYGVVQGEARSLPQRGLLLRERVRGVPPNLSLRLGLDPSLEDDLDEMRSLLQQIRQVDPVPLDSGETPHFLIGRMTRIAQAAAFEQGSRDIAALASIGLFTRGLIPIPQSFGQPNESIAAAANRLVPRFQLLLAGQILGSVLNSDTSNLNLEVELEVAQSNQTLARGGTRGSRDLVVQQREHNLNSLPSGSEVLIQVTNREDRDLYVSLLAIGSSGRITVLYPNDWDAPEEAARLASGQSLTAPEHEGNRNPQRDYCRNPSDDFHLCLTGRGYVEILTIASTRPLREALRAIARIASDTGIARRAPLSLGDEDSLDVVETLLGDIDRHTRGDIEVRTTRNAVDVNQMAALSTMIEIVDP; this comes from the coding sequence ATGGCAAGCGGGAACCACAGAGTCACAGAGAACACAGAGGTATTGGAGGGGTCAGTTATGAAACGTCGTTATTTTCTTCAGGGGGCTGGTGGGGCGTTGGGGGCGATCGCCCTCAGTCGGTGGGATATCGCTCGGCAGGGCGATCGCCTCGGCCATCTCCTCGCTCAACCCACTCCCCGCAAGTTGGCCCTATTGGTGGGCATCAACCGCTATCCCCTGGGCATTTCTCCCCTACGGGGCTGTGTCACGGATGTGGAGATGCAGCGGGAGTTACTGGTGCATCGCTTTGGCTTTAATCCCCAGGATATTCTCACCCTCACCGATGAAAACGCCACCCGAGAGAATCTCTTAACGGCTTTTGAGTCGCACCTGATTGACCAGGCCCAACCGGGCGATATTGTCGTGTTTCACTTCTCGGGTCATGGGGCACTCGTTCGTGACCCTGACCCCATTCCTCTAGCCCCAGACCCTCGCTATCAGAACGTTCAAGGCTATAACGGAACCATGGTTCCCTATGATGGTCGCCTCGATCTCCAGGCCACTGAGGTCAACGACATTATGGGCAAAACCCTATTTCTGCTCATGTCAGCTCTGAAGACGGACCAGGTGACGGTCATGCTCGATAGTTGCCATTCCGGGGGCGGAACCCGAGGGGATATCCGCTTCCGCGCCCTTGAATCTCGCTTCGGTGAGGGCTATCCTGACCCCAGTGAGCAAGAGTTGATGACCCAAGAGACCTGGATGAGTCGTCTTGACTTGTCCCCCGCAGAGTTGAAACGGCGACGGACTCAAGGTATCGCCAAAGGGGTGGCCGTCGGCTCGGCTCAAGCTAATCAATTGGCGGCCGATGCCTCCTTTGGTCGCGGTGCGGGTCGTTTCTTCGCCGGAGCTTTTACCTACGGCGTGACTCGCTACTTGTGGCAACAGCCAGGAAGTTTGCCCCTGCAACGGGTCTTTGTGGATTTATCTCGGAGTGCGCGGGATGTGGCCAATAGTTCCGGGATTCAGCAGGCCCCCGTGTTTTCGGTTGCACCGGGGAGTGATCACGACCAACAACCCCTCTATTTCCTCACCCCGCCAACCCCACCAGCGGAAGCCGTTGTCTTGGGAGAGGAGAATGGTGAGATCAGTTTCTGGCTCGGGGGGGTGTCGTCCCAGAGTTTGGAGGCCTTTGAGGAAGGGGCGGTGTTTGCGGCCATTGATGCTCAAGGGCAGGAACTGGCGCAAATTGAACAAACGCGACGGGAGGGGTTGCGGGGCTATGGCGTTGTGCAGGGTGAGGCGCGATCGCTCCCTCAGAGGGGACTACTGCTGCGAGAACGGGTGCGAGGGGTTCCCCCAAATTTGAGCCTGCGTCTGGGACTTGACCCCTCCTTAGAAGATGACCTGGATGAAATGCGATCGCTCCTCCAGCAAATTCGACAGGTTGACCCCGTCCCCCTCGACAGCGGCGAAACCCCCCACTTTCTCATCGGCCGCATGACTCGCATCGCCCAAGCGGCCGCATTCGAACAAGGCTCACGCGACATCGCCGCACTTGCAAGCATTGGACTGTTTACCCGAGGCCTGATTCCCATTCCCCAAAGCTTCGGCCAACCCAACGAATCCATCGCCGCCGCCGCCAACCGGCTCGTTCCCCGCTTTCAACTGCTCCTGGCGGGACAGATTCTCGGCTCAGTCCTCAACAGTGACACCTCCAACCTCAACTTAGAGGTTGAACTCGAAGTGGCCCAAAGCAATCAGACCCTGGCCCGTGGCGGGACTCGCGGCAGTCGTGATTTAGTGGTTCAACAGCGAGAGCATAACCTCAATAGCCTCCCCTCCGGGTCAGAAGTCCTGATTCAGGTGACCAATCGCGAAGATCGCGATCTCTATGTCAGCCTCCTGGCCATTGGCAGTAGTGGTCGGATCACCGTCCTCTATCCCAACGATTGGGATGCCCCAGAAGAAGCGGCTCGTCTGGCCTCAGGTCAATCCTTAACCGCTCCCGAGCATGAAGGAAACCGCAATCCCCAACGGGACTATTGCCGCAATCCCAGTGATGACTTTCACCTCTGTTTAACAGGCCGTGGCTATGTGGAAATCCTGACCATTGCCAGCACGCGCCCTCTGCGGGAGGCCCTGCGTGCCATTGCGCGCATCGCGTCTGACACGGGCATTGCCCGCCGTGCGCCTCTCTCCTTGGGGGATGAGGACTCTCTCGATGTGGTGGAGACGTTGCTTGGGGATATCGATCGCCATACCCGAGGAGATATTGAGGTTCGTACCACCCGCAATGCCGTGGATGTGAATCAGATGGCCGCCTTATCCACCATGATTGAAATTGTTGACCCTTGA